The following proteins come from a genomic window of Triticum aestivum cultivar Chinese Spring chromosome 6A, IWGSC CS RefSeq v2.1, whole genome shotgun sequence:
- the LOC123129986 gene encoding 3-ketoacyl-CoA synthase 5, producing the protein MAMAMGLSPLSKQLFPIVAGMVLPRSIFLKATRLVGYSFSPIHLLLLSLALLAMVAAVVNRPRAVYLVDYACFLPSPTWRFPNSTLIEYAHLVPAFADDRTVGFAMRVLGSSGLGDETSLPPGDHYIPPDNNLVVARAEAELVIFSAIDDLFAKAGVTPDAVGIVVINCSVFAPVPSLSDMIVNRYKLRSDVRCVNLSGMGCSAGVISVGLAAGLLRAAPHGVAAAHALVVSTETITPNLYLGRERSMLLSNMLFRVGGAAVLLSTSKDRARFRLAHLVRTITGGEQDSSYRCIFQEEDDEGNLGVKLSRDLMCVAGAALEANITGLGPLVLPFFEQLRFVANKLLLKLGRRGGVKVKPYVPDLCKAFHHVCIHAGGRAVVDEVQSSLGLSEEHVEPSRMALHRFGNTSSSSVWYEMAYLEANGRVRKGDRVWMVGLGAGVKCNSAVWECIGPATQLDKAWAGCIHRYPINVPHANVNMAAESDPIIAV; encoded by the coding sequence TGCCGGCATGGTCCTTCCACGAAGCATCTTCCTCAAAGCTACACGGCTGGTCGGCTACTCTTTCTCACCCATCCACCTCCTCCTGCTCTCTCTGGCCCTCCTGGCCATGGTGGCAGCCGTCGTGAACCGCCCACGCGCCGTGTACCTTGTCGATTATGCTTGCTTCCTTCCCAGTCCCACCTGGCGTTTCCCTAACTCCACACTCATCGAGTACGCTCACCTCGTACCCGCGTTCGCGGACGATCGCACAGTCGGCTTCGCCATGCGGGTGCTCGGAAGCAGCGGTCTCGGCGATGAGACCAGCCTGCCCCCCGGCGACCACTACATCCCGCCAGACAACAACTTGGTCGTTGCCCGAGCCGAGGCGGAGCTGGTCATCTTCTCGGCCATCGACGACCTGTTCGCCAAGGCAGGCGTCACCCCTGATGCCGTCGGCATTGTCGTCATCAACTGCAGCGTCTTCGCCCCCGTGCCGTCCCTCAGCGACATGATCGTCAACAGATACAAACTCCGCAGCGATGTCCGCTGTGTAAATCTGTCTGGGATGGGCTGTAGCGCGGGGGTGATCTCGGTGGGGCTCGCTGCCGGCCTACTTCGTGCAGCGCCCCACGGTGTTGCTGCTGCTCACGCTCTGGTCGTGTCCACGGAGACCATCACGCCCAACCTGTACCTCGGCAGGGAGCGCTCCATGCTGCTGTCCAACATGCTCTTTCGGGTGGGCGGCGCCGCCGTGCTGCTGTCCACGTCCAAGGACAGGGCGCGGTTTCGACTCGCCCACCTCGTGCGGACGATCACCGGCGGCGAGCAGGACAGCTCCTACCGGTGCATCTTccaggaggaggacgacgaaggcAACTTGGGAGTCAAACTTTCCAGGGACCTCATGTGCGTCGCCGGTGCCGCGCTCGAGGCCAACATCACAGGCCTTGGCCCGCTGGTGCTCCCCTTCTTCGAGCAGCTGCGCTTCGTCGCCAACAAACTGCTGCTCAAGCTGGGCCGGCGAGGCGGCGTGAAGGTGAAGCCTTACGTCCCCGACTTGTGCAAGGCGTTCCATCACGTGTGCATCCATGCAGGGGGGCGTGCGGTCGTCGACGAGGTCCAGTCTAGCCTCGGGCTGTCGGAGGAGCACGTGGAGCCGTCTCGCATGGCGCTTCACCGGTTCGGCAACACGTCGAGCAGCTCGGTGTGGTACGAGATGGCGTACCTCGAGGCCAATGGCCGGGTGCGGAAGGGCGACCGTGTGTGGATGGTTGGCCTCGGAGCTGGGGTCAAGTGCAACAGCGCCGTCTGGGAGTGCATCGGCCCGGCAACCCAGCTGGACAAGGCGTGGGCGGGATGCATACATCGCTACCCAATCAACGTCCCTCATGCCAACGTCAACATGGCAGCTGAGAGCGATCCCATAATTGCAGTGTAA